Within Takifugu flavidus isolate HTHZ2018 chromosome 12, ASM371156v2, whole genome shotgun sequence, the genomic segment CCGGGTACTGCAGGTAAATATCTGCTTTTAGAACTTTATATCTGTAAATATCTGCTTTTagagctgtttttattcctaaatattccatctgtttAACCCCCAGCTTCACCGACCTTCAGCCACACAACAAGATGATGCTGTGGATCTGTCTGGGCCTTCGTACCTGATGAAGCTCTTAAAAGCTGCTGATTGAGGGTTGATGCAGAGAGGAACTCGGCTCCCTTTTTGCTGTTCCAGAATGAACTGATGGATGATttctgagggggaaaaggaCGTTATTGAAGCACCTTATAGGTCCTGATAGACTCCCAAAGACAGGATGGCAAAACAGGCAGAGCTCAACGAAACGacatcctgacctttgacctgtctcACAGAGCTGAGGTTCTTCTCAAAGCCGTCGTCGAACTTGGGGTTGGTGACGGGCTCAAAGTCACTGGTGTAGACGCGTCCGGAGGACGTGGTGTAGCAGCATTTACACATGCAGGTGTGGTAGCGCAGGCGGCCCTCGTCCAGGTAGGGGTGAGCCAGGGCGTCCTTCGCCGAAATCCGCTTGGACTGCGCGTCAAACACAGCCGGCATCTACGTCATTAGCGTCCCGACACCATCTGACAGTGCTGCTAACGTCGGCGCCACGGTGACGCACGGCTGCGAGCGCCCGCTGCCCTCGTGCCTTTGGCGAGCACGTTCTCTCGGGCAGGTTCCAAGCGCTGGTGCGAACGAAAGGGTGCGAAGCGGCGTGACTCACCGGATCGAACACCAGCATCCTGCAGAGGAGGTGGACCGCTTCATGGGTCGCTTGGCTAGACAGCGTgtacagaacaggaagtgatggctGGAGGCAGAAGCAAACGCGTCAGAAACACCCCCGACCACGGCGGCGGTGGAGTTCTGTCCTCGCGCACGGCTCACCTGCTTGTGGGGCCCTCTGAGAATGTGCGCTCGGGCGCCTTCGCACGCCGTCCTCATGGCTTCCATCGACGGCGTCCCCAGCAGGTCAGTGATCAGGTCAAGCTACGATAGAGCGGGGGTCATTTACCTCATTAAAGGGCCAAAAAGGGCCGTGACCTTTAGTACAAAAACTGTTGAGGTCTGcatccaccagagggcgctgctGCACGGTTCCGTCAATGTTTACTGGCGACAACGCGACCAAACTTGTCCTGGTGGAGATGATTGACAGgcgctgtgggcggggcttaccTGCTGGATGGGACTCTGGGCTTGGAAGAGGATGCGACGGCCCAGCAGCTCTGCGAAGATGCAGCCTACAGACCAGATGTCGATGGAGTTGGAGTAGTGGCGGCTCCCCATGAGGATCTCCGGCGCCCGGTAGTACTGCGTCACCACTTCCTGGGTCATGTGCCGCGCCTCGTCCGACTCCTCCACCCGAGCCAGGCCGAAGTCGCAGATCTGCAGGGACCACAGGTTCAGAGGTCACCGGGAAGACGGCTCAGTTAGGCCCCTAAAAACGAAGCTCTGACCTTCAGCACACAGTTGCTGTTGACCAGCAGGTTCCCTGGCTTGATGTCCCGGTGCAGGATGCCGGCAGAGTGAAGGTACTTGAgtcctggtggaggagagggcaaCAGATCAGAGCACGGGCGGCGTCTCAGGGGGCTACAGAAGCCGGCGGCGCCCACCTCGCAGAATCTGGTAGAGAAAGACTTTGGCGTGGTCGGAGCTCAGTGGCTGCGGAGACACGATGATCTTATGGAGGTCGCTTTGCATCAGTTCTGTGACCACGTAGCTGAGCGGCGCTGAAATTAAGGAGGAAtcctggtctgtgtgtgtgtgtgtgtgtgtgcagcaaatGCTAATTAGCGTCTCCTCTCAGGATCCAAACAGATGTCATCCTGGAGGCAACATCTGGCCCCTCCACGGAGGAATTCTGCGTGAGTAACGTTATCGACACGCagaaaccagagaggaggaagcaacCTGCCCACTGCCACGGTCTGGGTTTGGACGCCGCGTGACTCATCCGCTCGTGGAACGCCGCTCTTCCCTTCGGACCAAAGGGCGCCCGCCCGGCTCTGGACGCGTCCCAAAAGCTCAAACTCTAAAAGAGGATCTTATCAGTCAGGAGGAGTTAAGAAGGATTTCACGCAAACGACTTTCAGAGGACAgactgtgtcctgaccaaagctaaaaatattgtaataaaaacagcaagCGGGATGATTTAGCTGCATCCCACATAGAGTGTGGTCCGCTAGCCAAGTGAGCCTACCTCCACGCTGGGGCGTAGTCAGGAGACCTGATGCCTCACGCGCCGCATTTATCCtctccgctctcctctctgATGGAGTTTACTTTACAGAACTGATCTCACCGGCACCTAGAACAGCTGAGCTAGCAGGTCGCTGAGCTAGCAGGTCGCCGAGCTAGCGGGTCGCCGAGCTAGCGGGTCGCTGAGCTAGTGGGTCGCTGAGCTAGCAGGTCGCTGAGCTAGCCGGTCGCTGAGCTAGCAGGTCGCTGAGCTAGCCGGTCGCTGAGCTAGCCGGTCGCTGAGCTAGCAGGTCGCTGAGCTAGCGGTCGCTGAGCTAGCCGGTCGCTGAGCTAGCAGCTCGCTGAGCTAGCCGGTCGCTGAGCTAGCAGCTCGCTGAGCTAGCAGGTCGCTGAGCTAGCAGGTCGCTGAGCTAGCGGACAATGGAAGCAAGAGAGGAGAGCTTATTTGCAACACCAGTGTGTCCACTATTGAGTCTGTGACGGCAGGGGACCATCGACAGAGGCCAGGAACATCTGTCCCCTCCAACCGCTGCCATGACAACGGCGAGTGTTGGTGTCGGGAAAGTTAGCCTTTGAGGCTAAGACGCCACAAGTGTGCCTCTAGCTTTGGTGCTGAAGGATACATTTCCTCAAAGTAGTCGATGTGTGGCGGTTGTAGCATGTCCAGAGCCGAGAGAACCTGAGGAGGGCGACAAAGCAAAGACACGGCATCGGAaatgggttgggggggggggggttggtgttCAAATGGAAGAGCACTGTGGCCAGAGCTCATTAGCGTAGCCGCGCACTCACGTTTTCATGTTTGAAGAAGCAGAGCATTTTCAGCTCCCGGAACACCCTCTTACAAGAAACAAGGTTTTGGAAGACGTTGGGCATCTTTTTGAGAGCGACTCGCTTCCCGTCTCGGGGGTCCGTCACCGacctagaaaaaaaaaagggggggggggggaatgagcGTTTGCATTTTAGCATCGTTTCAACATCACGTGGCGGCGGCGTTCATAAAGACGCTGTGGTGCAGCGATGCTAAAATCAGGAAACGCTGCCCAAACAGCCGCCACCGGTGAGGCTCCTCCCCCATCGACGAGGCCCCTCCCCCCATCGACGAGGCCCCTCCCCCATCCGcgaggcccctcccccaccggcCGAGCTACGATCTGTTGATTAGCAGCGATGGCCAGCAGGTGGAGTGATGAGGAGAGCAGCGTTATCGTTCATCGGGTTCAGTGGCGTCGCTTCGTGGCGATTAGCCGCAGGAATGCAGAGATAAAGGTCCTCGTGAGAAGCAGCAGTGAAGGTAGAGGCCAGCgtgtccacgtgcacgtgctgcgGACATTAGCAACCTCCAGTGAACCTTTCTAAGTAGGATCAGTGGAGGCGAGCAGATGGTGGCGGACTAAGATCCAGGGCTCCGACACAAACATGGGCACCGGCGCCGCGTCACGCTTCCTGAAGCGGCACGAAGGCTGCAGGCGTGTGGTCGCACAACCTGGgccgggggggggcggagccagcgAGTGCTACGGCGGCGTGGCCTTGTGTAGCTGACGAGGCGGCCTAACGACCGTGTGGGCTGTGGAGGCCTGATTAGACCCTTCCTGTCCACTTCCTCTCAAGCTTCTAAAGTCTCTGGTGTCACTGGTGAACAACAAGTAAAAAAGAATCTGACACTTTAGGTTCTAAATGCTGTAATAACTGGAGACGCCACTGATACTGGTGCCACCGTCCCACCGGTACCTGCTGAGGAATTTCCCCATCCCGAGTTACTTTGAGCTGGAAAACTTTCCCTCACGGACTCTTACCAGACCACCCCGAACGCTCCGTATCCGATGGGCCTGTCGGGCTCGatgtccagctgctgctggaggtggtggtgctggtgctgctgctggtggtgctggtggtggtggtggtggtggtgcgcTTTGGCGGCTTGGACCTGCgccggagccgccgccgccgccggcccGGGGGCTTGCCCCGGCGCGGGCGAGGGGAAGtagggctgctgctgcccggggTTGAGCATCACGGCCGCCGCGGCCGCCGTGGAGGTGTGCTGCTGGACCGTGtgcacggcggcggcggagcccgggtgctgcaggtggtggtggtggtggtgcatgTGGGGGGGCggcaggtgctgcagctggtggtggtggtgcgggTGGTGAGCGGCCACGGCCGAGGAGCCTCCGTTGTACGCAGCCATCATTTTCGGAACATTTGTAGCCGACGCGCCGCACAGAGCCATCCGGCGGGGCGGAACGCGTCTCCTGCGGGAAGCTGCTCCGGGTGACGGCTACCAGGCTGCGGGACTTCCGGAAAACATACAGAAAATGGCCTCAAACGATCAGCGAAGCCACCCCGGTGGGTCCGCGATCATAATGCCAACGAGGATCTGACCCACTTCCACTAAATGGCAGCTCCGCTTTCAGACCAGTCTGGCCCCGGGGCTGAGAACGGAAACCATGGGTGCGATggatcaaagcaaaaacactgAGGAGGAATCGACCCGCACCcccattaataaataaaaaagttccTAGATGTCCCTCATGACAGAGATGGCGCCCCCCTCCCTGCGGATCATCCGTGTGTCACATCGGCCAACTTGGCCACCTCCGTTGCTCTTCCCACCACCCGGCTTGGAAATCGCATCGATTATCCCAAatcctcctgctccaggtgtCCGCGGAGACCCGACTTTAgcaaggagaggaggaagagcgggatGGGATGgaatgggatgggggggggggggtaatctgGGAGTCGTAATCAACGCTCCGCTGCTGCCTGTGATCCGGTGCAGAGGAGGTGTTTCCCGGCCAGGCCACAACACCACAGCGCTGTCGGGCAGGCGGCGGCAGGCAGGCCCAGGCCTCGGCCAGCCGCTCAGCTCACATATTCATCCAGAGACCCCCGCGTCTGGACACAGACCCCCGTCGGTGAGCGATGAAGCCGCGGCCATGACTCAAACAGCGAAAAGACGGATCCTCGCAGACGGCTGGCAGGCAACTTGTTTCCCCCCATCGACAGCCGAGTGTCCGCGCCGTCCTCCCGGGGCTCACCTCcagggatggtgggggggggggggaggacaggaaccCGGAGAAGGGCTGGAAAAGTTCGATCCACCGACCACCGCAGCCGGACCGAAGCGCCCGACCTGACAGATCCGAGCGAGCGGCTCTCCGGATCAAAACAGCCGACCCTGTCGCTGAGTGTCGGGGAGGAGCGCGAGGAAGCCAGCCGCTCCAACAGGCGCTCCGCTCGGCTACGAGCCCGTGCGTGTCCCCGCTGTCACGGACGGTCCTGGTGGGGGGAACACGGCGGCTCACAGCGGCGCTGGAATCAGCAGTTTATCCAACATGGTGAACCGAACCGGGGCTGCTCGGGCGCTCGGATTATACGGGCCGCCGACCAATCAGATGCCGCGGCGCACTGACGTCACGGCCTCTCCCGCGATTGGCACCGCGCGCAGCCAGTGAGGCGCGCGGCCGCGGGGAGGGCGGGAAGAGAGCCGATGATCCGGTGAATAACAGCCTGTTATTAAGCGGTAATAACAGCTCACTCGCCTCAGCCACCAGGACCGTCGCGTTTAAATCTTAGCTTGTTGTTTCTGTCAAACTTTTAGACATCTATGGATTCACCTAAACGATGTGGTTCTAGTTAAAATACACCTTCTGGACTGGTAACACTGGGAAAGAGAGGGCTCAGACAGAGGATAAGTAAcaggttatactgggacagagagggtaaccggctggttatactgggatagagaggatAATTAacctggttatactgggacagagagggtaacaggctggttatactgggacagagagggtaaccggctggttatactgggatagagaggatAATTAacctggttatactgggatagagaggggaaacaggctggttatactgggacagagagggtaacaggctggttatactgggacagagagggctCAGACAGAGGATAAGTAAcaggttatactgggacagagagggtaacaggctggttatactgggatagagaggatAATTAacctggttatactgggacagagagggtaacaggctggttatactgggatagagaggatAATTAacctggttatactgggatagagagggtaacaggctggttatactgggatagagagggtaacaggctggttatactgggacagagagggtaacagactggttatactgggatagagaggatAATTAacctggttatactgggatagagaggggaAACAGGCtgggtatactgggacagagagggtaacaggctgggtttactgggacagagaggattttatactggttatactgaTAAGCGGACTGGTTATGTCTGAGGTGGGGTGAAATAACTACTGGGAATTGTTCATGAATATTTTCATCTAGTTTTTTATTCTTCCTCCTGATTTCTTGTGTCTTCTCATTTGCGCCCAACTCTCCTTTTCTTTACCTGCGTTTCTTccctttattttcttccttccGACCAAAGTCTAACCCTCTTTTGAAGTTGCTCCCAGCATCAGGTAGTTGTTCTCCTcaatctttgttttttattccagGAAAAGCTTTGAAAACTCCATCGATGATCCATCCTCTCAAGGAGGATGTTGTCAAGCATGGCAGACAGAAGACCCTCTGTTTACTTACAAGtaatttttattaatattattaataattaacaTAAGTCTCATAAAACAAAGCGACGTATTTGAACGATCGAACACCATTTTTCTGTGGTGAAGATGCATTTAAAGCGTCTTGTGCAACCCTGTTTAATGCGCCTGTCTCGGGTTTTATTCTGAAGGGCTGTTCCGGAAGCTCCCCTGCTGTGACACCGGCTAACTTCCGCTGGTGCCCAGCGCGGCTCGTGCGTCTCCTCGCGGACTGCCACGTCGAGCTCGGCGAGGAAGCGCAGAAACTTGGGCAGAGTCGCGCCGCCACCCGCCTGGTGTCCGGGGCCGCGGAGAACCGCCGCCACTGTCCCGCACAACTGTCCCGCACAACTCCGTCGGACCAGCCGAACCTCGCCAGGAAGCGTTTACTCAGCGGTCGGAGACACCGGATACCGGAGCCAGTCAGCAACTTCCCGAACCCGGATCAGAACCCGTCGGTGCCACTGGGACCGGTTCACTCGCATTAGTCGCGGTGGTAAACTGGTTCAGTGTTGCAGGTGGAGTGCGATTTGCCCAGCAACAGATTACGGGAGATTAGTGACGTTTGTTTGCAATAAGTTCTAAAAACGACTAATAACTAATGAAAAAGTAATTTACCACAAACTCTGGTGGAAGCAGGTTTTACTGGCTGCATGCTTCCACTTAATCATGTTTTCAGGTTTAACTTGATAAAAAGTCGTTTAACTGCCGGTTAATTGCTATTTTGTAGTTTTACATCCGCATTAGACGTGAACCAACAGTTTCTGCACTTTAATAAAGCAGAGCCAATAGTATTTAGATTCAGGACATGAAGCGGTTATTTTTGTGATGCCTAAAGGCCTCTCGGGGTTGGaaaatcctgtttttgtgtgtatgtgtgtaattgTTATGTTGGGTTAGCCCAGAATCTGAGCCTGAGGGGGAACAAAGTTGTCTTGGGGTGTTTGAAAAGGAGAACAAATAGTTGGAACTAAAGTgcaaatgttgtctttttaaagcGTGAACATAAAGAGAAGCTTCAGGTTTCTGAATCGTGACCAAACAGAAGATTGTGGTGCTGAAATACTGTAAAAGAGCGTCCGAGTTGGGTCCAAGTCCAGAAAGGTTTAGCAGTTTAAAGGTCCGGTGATTTTGGAACAGGACGTGTGAACGTGTGACTCTTGTGTTGCAGCGTCTCAGCAGCGAGGACGTCATGAGGCAGCTCAAAGGCAAACCCAAGAAGGAGACCTCCAAAGACAAGCGGGAGCGGAAGCAGGCCATGCAGGACGCCCGCAAGCAGGTGGCCACCGTGGTTCTGCCCACCGTGGCCGTGGTGGTGCTGCTCATCGTCTTCTTTGTCTACGCTGCCACCAGGCCCGGCGCCATCGCGTAGACCTCAGACTGGCGGACTGGAAATGACTAAACCAAAGGATTTACCGCCCAGTTCCCCTCCCCGACCCTCCTCCGAACACTCCATGCAATAGCTCACCTGCCAAGGACTGAAAAGATGCCCCCCCGTTAccactttctctctttttgacGTGTGCTGGACGTATGAAAGTGTTTGTTCTCGCCGTCTGAGAAGGCCACGCCCCCGATGAATGTAAGGCGTTCAGGTCCCTGAAGGTGAAGGCTCTCCGCTGGAACCTGTGGGTCATGAGTGCTTCTGATGATGTGCCTTAACACAAGTCCA encodes:
- the nlk2 gene encoding serine/threonine-protein kinase NLK; the encoded protein is MALCGASATNVPKMMAAYNGGSSAVAAHHPHHHHQLQHLPPPHMHHHHHHLQHPGSAAAVHTVQQHTSTAAAAAVMLNPGQQQPYFPSPAPGQAPGPAAAAAPAQVQAAKAHHHHHHHQHHQQQHQHHHLQQQLDIEPDRPIGYGAFGVVWSVTDPRDGKRVALKKMPNVFQNLVSCKRVFRELKMLCFFKHENVLSALDMLQPPHIDYFEEIYVVTELMQSDLHKIIVSPQPLSSDHAKVFLYQILRGLKYLHSAGILHRDIKPGNLLVNSNCVLKICDFGLARVEESDEARHMTQEVVTQYYRAPEILMGSRHYSNSIDIWSVGCIFAELLGRRILFQAQSPIQQLDLITDLLGTPSMEAMRTACEGARAHILRGPHKQPSLPVLYTLSSQATHEAVHLLCRMLVFDPSKRISAKDALAHPYLDEGRLRYHTCMCKCCYTTSSGRVYTSDFEPVTNPKFDDGFEKNLSSVRQVKEIIHQFILEQQKGSRVPLCINPQSAAFKSFISSTVAQPSEMPPSPLVWE
- the smco4 gene encoding single-pass membrane and coiled-coil domain-containing protein 4 → MLSSMADRRPSVYLQGCSGSSPAVTPANFRWCPARLVRLLADCHVELGEEAQKLGQSRAATRLVSGAAENRRHCPAQLSRTTPSDQPNLARKRLLSGRRHRIPEPRLSSEDVMRQLKGKPKKETSKDKRERKQAMQDARKQVATVVLPTVAVVVLLIVFFVYAATRPGAIA